A DNA window from Victivallis lenta contains the following coding sequences:
- a CDS encoding 4Fe-4S binding protein, whose translation MLKFRLLKYLRIVVSLLVLAGFLAGFSSLAVWCGEAAKGEFLPSFLRALTRFSVVSLVLFAVVAASALLAGRFYCSFCCPLGVMQDIFARLGRLVSFNRFRYKLQPNLKRTRCLVLLIAVLLALGGWIVPLGLLDPYSLFGRNAAGVGQALFIEGNNSLYGRVDSVVPLEPRPEVPLLPAALAGGLLLAVLGAAAYRGRIFCNTLCPVGAVLGLLARRAFFPLGLDPDKCMRCGQCVKVCKAGCIDVRNRRLDTERCVACMNCGAVCRFGAIRFGRRPEKEVPPEEPKQEVDRGRRAFLAAAGISAALALPAGRLIRHSASSGKAAGGVPPVMPPGAGSRDEFLRRCTGCGLCIANCTGHTLKPAFLEYGLAGMGQPVLSFEVGKCEFECRNCSNLCPTGALKKLTADEKHHCRIGEVRYYRERCVVVTDGTSCGACAEHCPTGALQMVPYRDHLTIPQVVEELCIGCGCCQYICPVSGAEGKAVMVHGVAEQTRAADPHRVLEKTETEQPETEEFPF comes from the coding sequence ATGCTGAAGTTCCGGCTGCTGAAGTATCTGCGAATTGTCGTCTCGCTGCTCGTTCTGGCGGGTTTCCTCGCCGGATTTTCATCGCTTGCCGTCTGGTGCGGCGAAGCGGCGAAAGGGGAGTTCCTGCCGTCGTTTCTCCGCGCGCTCACGCGGTTTTCGGTTGTGTCGCTGGTTCTGTTTGCGGTCGTTGCCGCTTCCGCGCTGCTGGCGGGCCGGTTCTACTGCTCTTTCTGCTGTCCGCTCGGCGTGATGCAGGATATTTTTGCGCGCCTCGGCAGGCTGGTCAGCTTCAACCGCTTCCGGTATAAGCTCCAGCCGAACCTGAAACGCACACGCTGTCTGGTGCTGCTGATTGCGGTCCTGCTCGCGCTCGGCGGCTGGATCGTGCCGCTCGGCCTTCTCGATCCGTATTCGCTTTTCGGACGGAACGCGGCCGGCGTCGGGCAGGCGCTTTTCATCGAGGGCAACAACAGTCTGTACGGGCGGGTCGATTCGGTCGTTCCGCTGGAACCGCGCCCGGAGGTCCCGCTGCTGCCGGCCGCGCTGGCCGGAGGGCTGCTGCTGGCGGTTCTGGGCGCGGCGGCATACCGGGGGAGGATTTTCTGCAATACGCTCTGTCCGGTCGGGGCGGTGCTCGGGCTCCTGGCGCGCCGGGCGTTTTTTCCGCTCGGACTCGATCCCGACAAGTGCATGCGGTGCGGCCAATGCGTGAAGGTCTGCAAGGCCGGCTGTATCGACGTCCGGAACCGGAGGCTCGATACCGAGCGCTGCGTGGCGTGCATGAACTGCGGCGCAGTCTGCCGTTTCGGGGCGATCCGTTTCGGCCGCCGTCCGGAGAAGGAGGTTCCGCCGGAGGAACCGAAGCAGGAGGTCGACCGGGGACGCCGGGCTTTTCTGGCCGCGGCCGGAATTTCCGCCGCTCTGGCGCTGCCGGCCGGGCGGCTGATCCGGCACAGCGCCTCATCGGGGAAAGCCGCCGGCGGCGTGCCGCCGGTGATGCCGCCCGGAGCCGGCAGCCGCGATGAATTCCTGCGCCGCTGCACGGGCTGCGGACTGTGTATCGCAAACTGTACCGGACACACCCTGAAACCGGCCTTCCTCGAATACGGACTGGCCGGGATGGGGCAGCCGGTGCTTTCCTTTGAAGTCGGCAAATGCGAGTTCGAATGCCGCAACTGTTCGAATCTCTGTCCGACCGGCGCGCTGAAAAAATTGACCGCCGACGAGAAGCACCATTGCCGGATCGGCGAGGTGCGGTATTACCGGGAGCGTTGCGTGGTCGTGACCGACGGCACAAGCTGCGGGGCCTGTGCCGAACACTGTCCGACCGGTGCGCTCCAGATGGTGCCGTACAGAGATCACCTGACGATTCCTCAGGTGGTGGAGGAGCTCTGCATCGGCTGCGGCTGCTGTCAGTACATCTGCCCGGTGTCGGGGGCGGAGGGGAAGGCGGTTATGGTGCACGGCGTCGCGGAGCAGACCCGCGCCGCCGATCCGCACAGGGTTCTGGAGAAAACGGAGACGGAACAGCCGGAAACGGAAGAGTTTCCGTTCTGA
- a CDS encoding V4R domain-containing protein — protein MFKEERRELMFDWSMLGDIGEGRPNLGMTMNVAVYRLMQFTLRDVLIREYGVAEADRIFFEAGKKAGEEFFRHNLKGCRDFDELTVRLQEDLREYRIGILRFERTEPENGEFTITVAEDLDCSGLPISDETICTYDEGFLSGILGEFFGRPFNVREVDCWCLGDRICRFEAKSNR, from the coding sequence ATGTTCAAGGAAGAACGCAGGGAGCTGATGTTCGACTGGTCGATGCTCGGCGACATCGGCGAGGGCCGTCCGAATCTCGGCATGACGATGAATGTGGCCGTCTACCGGCTGATGCAGTTCACGCTGCGCGACGTGCTGATCCGGGAGTACGGCGTGGCGGAAGCAGACCGTATTTTTTTCGAGGCGGGCAAGAAGGCGGGCGAAGAGTTTTTCCGCCATAACCTGAAGGGATGCCGCGACTTCGACGAACTGACCGTGCGTCTTCAGGAGGATCTGCGCGAATACCGGATCGGGATTCTGCGCTTCGAGCGGACCGAGCCGGAAAACGGGGAGTTCACGATCACCGTGGCCGAAGACCTCGACTGCTCCGGGCTGCCGATTTCGGATGAGACGATCTGCACGTACGACGAAGGGTTCCTGAGCGGAATCCTCGGTGAATTTTTCGGACGGCCGTTCAATGTCCGGGAGGTCGACTGCTGGTGCCTCGGAGACCGGATCTGCCGCTTTGAAGCGAAATCGAACCGCTGA
- a CDS encoding lysophospholipid acyltransferase family protein gives MVKHYIRRIVRFWKVVWWFIVSSIRVHRDQKGRSGWDAVACSARHAREWARGSARIFNFEIEVHGDPQQFPGGLIVSNHQGYLDILTHAAIFPIRFAPKMEMRKWPVLGPFVAQSRPIWINRTSRQKSKEAADEMIATLEHKINLLVYPEGTSTDGEHGLLPFKSTPFEAAVEAGCRIQPLLTFFSSGDPNAYPLAWFGHAALFPHIWRILGLSHVKADVYILPVVEPVPGENRKELAARVHELMCAEYKRIKGHDET, from the coding sequence ATGGTGAAGCATTATATTCGCAGAATCGTGCGGTTCTGGAAAGTCGTCTGGTGGTTTATCGTATCGAGCATCCGGGTGCACCGGGATCAGAAGGGGCGCTCCGGCTGGGATGCCGTCGCATGTTCGGCCCGGCATGCGCGGGAGTGGGCGCGCGGCTCGGCGAGGATTTTCAATTTCGAGATTGAGGTCCACGGCGATCCGCAGCAGTTTCCGGGCGGGCTGATCGTCAGCAATCATCAGGGGTATCTGGATATTCTGACCCATGCGGCGATTTTCCCGATCCGGTTCGCGCCGAAGATGGAGATGCGGAAATGGCCGGTGCTCGGCCCGTTCGTCGCGCAGAGCCGCCCGATCTGGATCAACCGCACGTCGCGTCAGAAATCGAAGGAGGCCGCCGATGAAATGATTGCGACGCTCGAGCACAAGATCAATCTGCTCGTCTATCCGGAGGGAACGAGCACGGACGGCGAGCACGGGCTGCTGCCGTTCAAGTCGACGCCGTTCGAGGCGGCGGTCGAGGCCGGGTGCCGCATTCAGCCGCTGCTGACGTTTTTCAGCAGCGGGGACCCGAACGCCTATCCGCTGGCCTGGTTCGGGCACGCTGCGCTTTTTCCGCACATCTGGCGGATTCTCGGCCTGTCGCATGTGAAGGCCGATGTTTATATTCTGCCGGTCGTGGAACCGGTTCCCGGTGAAAACCGCAAGGAGCTGGCCGCCCGGGTCCATGAACTCATGTGTGCCGAATACAAAAGGATCAAAGGTCATGATGAAACCTGA
- a CDS encoding N-acetylmuramoyl-L-alanine amidase family protein, giving the protein MRRFALYGVCCAVMMFALCGCRMLEWRQVTFYKGLKIREDLLEKNSYNLKYKYGNPMPKVEYITIHNTWNVGPAVNERTYLNNRRDNSYVSYHFAVDESEAIQILPLDVNGWHAGDGQGKGNRASIGIEICRSRCTGKDEQLYRRAEANGVKLAACLLRKFNLPLSALRKHQDWSGKNCPHRILDEKRWESFRRQVGDAMR; this is encoded by the coding sequence ATGAGACGTTTTGCCCTGTACGGCGTCTGCTGCGCCGTCATGATGTTCGCGCTTTGCGGCTGCCGGATGCTGGAATGGCGGCAGGTCACCTTTTACAAGGGGCTCAAGATCCGCGAAGACCTGCTGGAAAAGAACAGTTACAACCTGAAGTACAAATACGGCAACCCGATGCCGAAGGTCGAATATATCACGATTCACAACACCTGGAACGTCGGGCCCGCGGTCAATGAACGGACCTATCTGAACAACCGCCGGGACAACAGCTATGTCTCGTATCATTTCGCCGTCGACGAGAGCGAGGCGATCCAGATTCTGCCGCTCGACGTGAACGGCTGGCATGCCGGAGACGGGCAGGGGAAAGGCAACCGCGCCAGCATCGGCATTGAAATCTGCCGCAGCCGCTGCACAGGAAAGGACGAACAGCTCTACCGCCGGGCGGAGGCCAACGGCGTGAAGCTCGCCGCCTGTCTGCTGCGCAAATTCAACCTGCCGCTGTCGGCGCTGCGCAAGCATCAGGACTGGAGCGGCAAGAACTGCCCGCACCGGATTCTCGACGAAAAACGCTGGGAATCCTTCCGGCGGCAGGTCGGCGACGCGATGCGCTGA
- a CDS encoding DUF362 domain-containing protein: MDRRDFLKGTAALALTVGIAGRLGNAAAAEQQPPAEGKTPDLVALRGDSPAEMFDAGIALFGGMSAFVKPGQSVVIKPNIGWDRPPESGANTNPELVGRMVSRCLEAGAKEVSVFDHTCDNWVASYSKSGIRAAVEAAGGKMVSGAVEEDYREVDIPGAVNMKKAKVHRLILDSDVFFNVPVLKHHGGAKLTCAMKNFMGLVWDRRHMHANNLQQCIADASLIRRPDLNVVDAFRVMTTGGPRGNANSVVRNLRSLLLSRDIVAVDTASARMIDFPLSTIGHIPAGQKLGLGTTELGKLDIRRVVL, translated from the coding sequence ATGGATCGTCGGGATTTTCTGAAGGGGACCGCCGCGCTTGCGCTGACGGTCGGAATCGCCGGGCGGCTCGGAAATGCGGCCGCCGCGGAACAGCAGCCTCCGGCGGAGGGGAAAACACCGGATCTGGTCGCCCTGCGGGGAGATTCGCCGGCTGAAATGTTCGACGCCGGAATCGCCCTCTTCGGCGGCATGTCCGCTTTCGTCAAGCCCGGTCAGAGCGTGGTCATCAAACCGAACATCGGCTGGGACCGTCCGCCCGAAAGCGGCGCGAACACGAATCCGGAGCTGGTCGGTCGCATGGTCAGCCGCTGCCTGGAGGCCGGAGCGAAGGAGGTTTCCGTCTTCGACCACACCTGCGACAACTGGGTCGCCAGCTATTCGAAAAGCGGAATCAGGGCGGCGGTCGAGGCCGCCGGCGGCAAGATGGTCTCCGGCGCGGTGGAGGAGGATTACCGCGAGGTCGATATTCCCGGCGCCGTCAACATGAAGAAGGCGAAGGTGCATCGGCTGATTCTCGACAGCGACGTATTTTTCAACGTTCCGGTCCTCAAGCACCACGGCGGCGCGAAGCTGACCTGCGCCATGAAGAATTTCATGGGGCTCGTCTGGGACCGGCGCCATATGCACGCCAACAACCTGCAGCAGTGCATCGCCGATGCGAGCCTGATCCGGCGGCCGGACCTGAACGTGGTCGACGCGTTCCGGGTCATGACGACCGGCGGTCCGCGCGGCAACGCGAATTCGGTGGTGCGGAATCTGCGCAGTCTGCTCCTGTCGCGCGACATCGTCGCCGTCGATACGGCTTCGGCGCGCATGATCGACTTCCCGCTTTCGACGATCGGGCATATCCCGGCCGGGCAGAAGCTCGGACTCGGCACGACCGAGCTCGGCAAACTCGATATCCGGAGGGTGGTGCTCTGA
- a CDS encoding 3'-5' exonuclease → MSNELKLERPLVVFDIESTGIMPQRDRIVEIAVLKVFPDGRTQNTVRRLNPEMPIPPGATAVHGITDDDVKECPVFSLIAEKLFNYINGCDLCGYNITGFDIPMLEAEFKRAGFEFKVDDRKVVDVYNIFCKLYPRTLSAAYEFFCGKELEGAHGAAADTAATFEVLLGQFAKHPELPRDPGGLAEFGDLLGADAVDRTRRFKWSGDEVVVNFGKNAGRTLKELAANDPGFLRWIVRSDFSEEVKSIANDALLGKFPVRKTTQNESQSES, encoded by the coding sequence ATGTCAAATGAATTGAAGCTCGAACGGCCGCTGGTCGTATTCGATATCGAAAGCACCGGAATCATGCCTCAGCGCGACCGCATCGTCGAAATCGCCGTGCTGAAAGTGTTCCCGGACGGTCGCACCCAGAATACCGTGCGGCGGCTGAATCCGGAAATGCCGATTCCGCCCGGGGCGACCGCGGTTCACGGCATCACCGACGACGATGTGAAGGAGTGCCCGGTCTTTTCGCTCATCGCCGAAAAGCTCTTCAACTACATCAACGGCTGCGACCTCTGCGGCTACAACATCACCGGCTTCGACATTCCGATGCTCGAAGCGGAGTTCAAGCGCGCCGGCTTCGAATTCAAGGTGGATGACCGCAAGGTCGTCGACGTCTACAACATCTTCTGCAAACTCTACCCGCGCACGCTCTCGGCGGCCTATGAATTTTTCTGCGGCAAGGAGCTTGAAGGAGCCCACGGCGCGGCGGCCGATACTGCGGCGACCTTCGAGGTGCTGCTCGGCCAGTTCGCCAAACACCCGGAGCTGCCGCGCGATCCGGGCGGCCTCGCCGAATTCGGCGACCTGCTCGGCGCCGATGCGGTCGACCGGACCCGCCGGTTCAAATGGAGCGGCGACGAAGTCGTTGTCAATTTCGGCAAAAATGCAGGACGCACGCTGAAGGAGCTTGCGGCGAATGATCCGGGCTTTTTGCGCTGGATCGTGCGCAGTGATTTCTCCGAAGAGGTCAAGTCGATCGCAAACGACGCGCTTCTCGGCAAATTCCCGGTCAGGAAAACGACGCAGAATGAGTCGCAATCCGAGTCTTGA
- a CDS encoding Na/Pi symporter — protein MAPLSRIGTPLCLALIAGFLIVLTGCGETGSRTVDQIRVVDGAEQCALPGKAFARPVKIELLGPQEPGLLGGKGSRSPAAGSVVLFEPADGSDLKVEPEVVKTDEGGGAVVTVTAGKTTGDQYLRIIPKDAPDRSVTLRFITGMQIDGDNEQYRTGSVSAEPLSVKLVKPDGSPAQGVAVNFDLLATAEGARTNAKILTPTAVTNADGIAETEVKLGDRSGVYNIGISVVSPEEGFLIQNKTVKLLGFNIISVVIAVLGGLALFVFGMELMGDGIQKIAGENMKKVLQFFARNGIVAVLAGTLVTAVIQSSSATTVMVIGFINAGLLNLSQAIGIIFGANIGTTVTAQIISFNLSGLALPAITIGFVITLSKKRTVKGWGESILGFGLLFFGMMMMSGELKMLADFPDFRNAFQWFDCRPAAFGGWMPIGAVLGAILIGLVATVLIQSSSAAMGIVLALAAGGLINFWTAVPLLIGTNIGTTITAMLAAITANRVAKQAAVAHTLFNLFGAVLMLVLFYVPYGPQRIPVFLYFINAITPGNVFAPDPQNIERHIAMAHTFFNVAVVLLLLPFINQFARLCNWLLPIPANEKIRIQPLEPNLLSTPSVALKQSVSVIRMMVEDSWKMVDQAVNMHFIAGVSDADRYKALAEAEERIDAMQTEVTAYLVQITRRQLTEPQSELVPLLMHCTNDAERIADHTELILQLTDRLLKTGKKVSLSGKKDLRKLWNVLDDQARNTISALGSTSPEQIKFAMKDERRLQKMAAKLEAAHTERLRKGKCQLANAVIFIEMLGEMTKIGERLSNIAERTPEIQKHYIEL, from the coding sequence ATGGCACCACTCTCCCGGATCGGAACGCCTCTCTGTCTCGCCCTGATTGCCGGATTTCTGATCGTGCTGACCGGTTGCGGAGAAACCGGCAGCCGGACCGTCGACCAGATCAGGGTCGTCGACGGCGCCGAACAATGCGCCCTGCCCGGAAAGGCGTTCGCCAGGCCGGTCAAGATCGAACTGCTCGGCCCGCAGGAACCCGGGCTGCTCGGCGGCAAAGGCAGCCGTTCGCCCGCGGCCGGAAGCGTCGTGCTCTTCGAACCCGCCGACGGCTCCGACCTGAAGGTCGAGCCGGAAGTCGTCAAGACCGACGAGGGCGGCGGCGCGGTCGTGACCGTCACCGCCGGAAAAACCACAGGCGACCAGTATCTGCGGATCATTCCGAAGGATGCCCCCGACAGAAGCGTCACGCTCCGTTTCATCACCGGCATGCAGATCGACGGCGACAACGAGCAGTACCGGACCGGATCGGTCAGCGCCGAGCCGCTCTCGGTGAAGCTTGTGAAGCCGGACGGGTCTCCCGCTCAGGGCGTCGCAGTCAACTTCGACCTGCTGGCCACCGCCGAAGGCGCCAGAACCAATGCGAAAATCCTGACGCCGACGGCGGTGACCAACGCCGACGGCATCGCCGAAACCGAGGTGAAACTCGGCGACCGCAGCGGCGTCTACAACATCGGAATCAGCGTGGTCAGCCCGGAAGAGGGCTTCCTGATCCAGAACAAGACGGTCAAGCTGCTCGGCTTCAACATCATCTCGGTCGTCATCGCCGTGCTCGGCGGACTCGCGCTCTTCGTCTTCGGCATGGAACTCATGGGCGACGGCATTCAGAAGATCGCCGGCGAGAACATGAAGAAGGTCCTGCAGTTCTTCGCCCGCAACGGCATCGTCGCCGTGCTGGCCGGAACGCTGGTCACGGCGGTCATCCAGTCGTCGAGCGCCACGACGGTCATGGTCATCGGCTTCATCAACGCCGGGCTGCTGAATCTGTCGCAGGCGATCGGCATCATCTTCGGCGCGAACATCGGCACGACCGTCACGGCGCAGATCATTTCGTTCAATCTCTCCGGGCTGGCGCTGCCGGCGATCACGATCGGTTTCGTCATCACGCTTTCCAAAAAACGGACGGTCAAGGGGTGGGGAGAGAGCATCCTCGGTTTCGGGCTGCTGTTCTTCGGCATGATGATGATGTCCGGCGAGCTCAAAATGCTCGCGGACTTCCCGGATTTCCGGAACGCGTTCCAGTGGTTCGACTGCCGCCCGGCCGCTTTCGGCGGCTGGATGCCGATCGGCGCGGTGCTCGGAGCGATCCTGATCGGGCTGGTCGCCACCGTGCTGATCCAGTCGAGCTCGGCCGCGATGGGCATCGTGCTCGCGCTGGCGGCGGGCGGACTCATCAACTTCTGGACCGCCGTACCGCTCCTCATCGGCACCAATATCGGCACGACCATCACCGCCATGCTCGCGGCGATCACGGCGAACCGCGTCGCCAAGCAGGCGGCCGTCGCCCACACACTGTTCAATCTTTTCGGCGCGGTCCTCATGCTCGTGCTGTTCTACGTGCCGTACGGACCGCAGCGGATTCCGGTATTCCTCTATTTCATCAATGCGATCACGCCGGGCAATGTTTTCGCGCCGGACCCGCAGAATATCGAACGCCATATCGCCATGGCGCACACCTTCTTCAACGTCGCGGTCGTCCTGCTGCTGCTGCCGTTCATCAACCAGTTCGCGCGGCTCTGCAACTGGCTGCTGCCGATCCCGGCCAACGAGAAAATCCGGATCCAGCCGCTCGAGCCGAACCTGCTGTCGACGCCGTCCGTTGCGCTGAAGCAGTCCGTCAGCGTGATCCGCATGATGGTCGAAGACTCCTGGAAAATGGTCGACCAGGCCGTCAACATGCACTTCATCGCCGGAGTCTCCGACGCCGACAGGTATAAAGCGCTCGCCGAGGCCGAGGAGCGGATCGACGCCATGCAGACGGAAGTGACCGCCTACCTCGTCCAGATCACCCGGCGGCAGCTGACCGAGCCGCAGTCCGAGCTCGTCCCGCTGCTCATGCACTGCACGAATGACGCGGAGCGCATCGCCGACCACACCGAGCTCATCCTCCAGCTGACCGACCGGCTGCTGAAAACCGGCAAGAAGGTCTCCCTCTCCGGCAAGAAAGATCTCCGCAAACTCTGGAACGTCCTCGACGATCAGGCCCGCAACACGATCTCGGCGCTCGGCAGCACGAGTCCCGAACAGATCAAGTTCGCCATGAAGGACGAGCGACGGCTCCAGAAAATGGCCGCCAAGCTCGAAGCCGCCCATACCGAACGGCTCCGGAAAGGCAAGTGCCAGCTGGCCAATGCCGTCATCTTCATCGAAATGCTCGGAGAAATGACCAAAATCGGCGAACGCCTGTCGAACATCGCGGAACGCACTCCGGAAATCCAGAAACACTATATCGAGCTTTGA
- a CDS encoding fumarate hydratase, with amino-acid sequence MNDCRIIPFETIASAVAELCGKAACDLPPDVLDRLKVMEKQETGELAADFFRQYFENARIAGAERMALCQDTGFAVYFIELGDRVRLDRGTLSEAVAAGTARGYETHFLRKSIVDDPLFDRRNTKNNTPPVIHLELVPGDGLRIVLAPKGGGSENMSAIRMLKPSDGRKGVVEFAVETVRNAGGNPCPPTVVGMGIGGTFEKAAYLAKKALLRKTGEPHPDPRYAELEAEILEKINATGVGPQGLGGVVTSLAVHIEYFPCHIASLPVAINLNCHAARHAEVTL; translated from the coding sequence ATGAACGACTGCAGAATCATTCCGTTTGAAACGATCGCTTCGGCGGTCGCGGAACTCTGCGGCAAGGCCGCCTGCGACCTGCCGCCCGACGTCCTCGACCGGCTGAAAGTCATGGAGAAACAGGAGACGGGCGAACTCGCCGCCGATTTCTTCCGCCAGTATTTCGAAAATGCGCGAATCGCCGGGGCGGAACGCATGGCGCTCTGTCAGGACACCGGCTTCGCAGTCTACTTCATCGAGCTCGGCGACCGCGTCCGGCTCGACCGCGGCACGCTCAGCGAGGCGGTGGCGGCCGGAACCGCCCGCGGTTACGAGACGCATTTCCTGCGCAAATCGATCGTCGACGATCCGCTGTTCGACCGCAGGAATACGAAAAACAACACGCCGCCGGTGATCCACCTTGAGCTCGTGCCGGGCGACGGGCTCCGCATCGTCCTCGCGCCGAAGGGAGGCGGTTCCGAAAACATGTCCGCCATCCGGATGCTGAAACCCTCCGACGGCCGGAAGGGCGTGGTGGAGTTCGCGGTCGAGACCGTGCGGAACGCAGGCGGCAATCCGTGTCCGCCGACCGTGGTCGGCATGGGCATCGGCGGAACTTTCGAGAAAGCCGCGTATCTCGCCAAAAAAGCGCTGCTGCGCAAAACCGGCGAGCCGCACCCGGACCCGCGCTATGCCGAACTCGAAGCGGAGATTCTCGAGAAGATCAACGCGACCGGCGTCGGCCCGCAGGGGCTCGGCGGAGTCGTGACGAGCCTTGCGGTCCACATCGAATATTTTCCGTGCCATATCGCCAGCCTGCCGGTCGCGATCAACCTGAACTGCCATGCGGCGCGCCATGCGGAGGTGACTTTATGA
- a CDS encoding Fe-S-containing hydro-lyase: MNTIRITTPLTGEVARGLKAGDRVLLSGVIWTGRDQAHKRLVALLDEGKPLPVELKDQVIYFVGPCPAPPGRPIGSAGPTTSYRMDAYSPRLLEACGLRGMIGKGARTSPVVEAMRRCGAVYFAATGGAGALIAQCIKRCELIAFPDLGPEAIYRLEVEDFPLVVATDASGATLYS; encoded by the coding sequence ATGAACACGATCAGAATAACGACTCCGCTCACCGGAGAGGTAGCGAGAGGGCTGAAAGCCGGTGACCGGGTGCTGCTCTCCGGCGTGATCTGGACCGGCCGCGACCAGGCGCACAAGCGTCTCGTCGCTCTTCTCGACGAAGGGAAGCCGCTTCCGGTGGAGCTGAAGGACCAGGTCATCTACTTCGTCGGCCCCTGCCCCGCCCCGCCCGGACGCCCGATCGGCAGCGCCGGGCCGACCACCAGCTACCGGATGGACGCCTATTCGCCGCGGCTGCTGGAAGCGTGCGGACTTCGCGGCATGATCGGCAAAGGCGCGCGCACCTCCCCCGTGGTCGAAGCCATGCGGCGCTGCGGCGCTGTCTACTTCGCGGCGACCGGCGGCGCCGGCGCCCTGATCGCCCAATGCATCAAGCGGTGCGAGCTGATCGCCTTCCCGGATCTCGGTCCCGAGGCGATTTACCGCCTCGAAGTCGAGGACTTCCCGCTCGTCGTCGCTACCGACGCAAGCGGAGCGACCCTCTACAGCTGA
- a CDS encoding adenylate/guanylate cyclase domain-containing protein, with protein sequence MLEVNETYLDRLSEAVYSLLNGRPAAPVELPPDHPQDELRQLAGYVNSLIAEYGTLSAGISSVARGNLDFTIGKGKLEALQQLKTLQGNLRHLTWKTQRIAGGDFEQKVDFMGDFSTAFNSMTRQLKEAFEKIEKQNEELSEAYRAIKREKEKSDRLLLNILPVRVAEDLKRTGKTSPEMFEHVTVAFADIVGFTNLSAELDPKVLIDELNEIFTGFDLIVERNGCERIKTIGDAYLAVSGMNSGTGRHARNIVDAALGMIRFLEERNAGRELRWQVRIGIHSGRVVGGVVGIKKYIYDVFGDTINTACRMEQNSEPMKINISEAARAEIGEHYALFERGELNVKGKGGMKMYFVTGPRRKEMEE encoded by the coding sequence ATGCTGGAAGTGAACGAAACGTATCTGGACCGGCTGAGCGAAGCGGTCTATTCGCTGCTCAACGGGCGGCCGGCCGCTCCGGTCGAGCTGCCGCCGGATCATCCGCAGGACGAACTCCGGCAGCTCGCCGGTTATGTGAACAGCCTGATTGCGGAATATGGAACACTTTCGGCCGGAATCTCTTCCGTTGCGCGCGGCAACCTCGATTTCACGATCGGAAAGGGGAAGCTTGAGGCGCTCCAGCAGTTGAAGACTCTTCAGGGCAATCTGCGCCATCTGACCTGGAAAACCCAGCGGATCGCCGGAGGGGATTTCGAGCAGAAGGTCGATTTCATGGGGGATTTCTCCACCGCGTTCAACAGCATGACCCGGCAGCTCAAGGAGGCGTTCGAGAAGATCGAAAAGCAGAATGAGGAACTCTCCGAAGCGTACCGCGCCATCAAGCGCGAAAAGGAGAAATCCGACCGGCTGCTGCTGAATATCCTGCCGGTTCGCGTCGCCGAGGACCTGAAACGCACCGGAAAGACCTCGCCCGAGATGTTCGAGCATGTGACCGTGGCGTTTGCCGATATCGTCGGCTTCACGAACCTCTCCGCCGAGCTCGACCCGAAGGTGCTGATCGATGAGCTGAACGAGATCTTCACCGGGTTCGACCTGATCGTCGAGCGGAACGGCTGCGAACGGATCAAGACCATCGGAGACGCCTATCTCGCCGTGAGCGGCATGAATTCCGGCACCGGCCGGCACGCCCGCAACATCGTCGATGCGGCGCTCGGCATGATCCGGTTCCTGGAGGAACGCAACGCCGGCAGGGAACTGCGCTGGCAGGTGCGGATCGGCATCCACTCCGGCCGGGTGGTCGGCGGCGTCGTCGGCATCAAAAAATACATCTACGACGTGTTCGGGGATACGATCAACACGGCCTGCCGCATGGAACAGAATTCCGAACCGATGAAAATCAACATCTCCGAGGCGGCCCGCGCCGAAATCGGGGAACATTATGCGCTTTTCGAGCGCGGTGAACTCAACGTGAAAGGCAAGGGCGGCATGAAAATGTATTTCGTGACCGGCCCGCGCCGGAAGGAAATGGAGGAATGA